The Saccharothrix variisporea genome has a segment encoding these proteins:
- the ilvD gene encoding dihydroxy-acid dehydratase, producing MPPLRSRTTTHGRNAAGARALWRATGMTDSDFGKPIVAIANSYTQFVPGHVHLRDLGDIVAEAVREAGGVPREFHTIAVDDGIAMGHSGMLYSLPSREIIADSVEYMVNAHQADAIVCISNCDKITPGMLNAAMRLNIPVVFVSGGPMEAGKAVVVDGVAVAPTDLITAISASASPQVDDEGLAVVERSACPTCGSCSGMFTANSMNCLTEALGLALPGNGSTLATHAARRELFAQAGRTVVELCKRYYGEDDESVLPRSIASRAAFENAMALDMAMGGSTNTVLHILAAAREGEIDFTLADIDALSRRVPCLSKVSPNSDYHMEDVHRAGGIPALLGELWRAGLLNEDVWTVHSPDLASWLTAWDIRSESPSPEAVELFHAAPGGVRTTQAFSTSNRWSKLDTDAAGGCIRDVEHAYTKDGGLAVLHGNLAERGAVIKAAGIDEELWHFEGPARVVESQEQAVSVILNKEIQPGDVLVVRYEGPAGGPGMQEMLHPTAFLKGAGLGKKCALITDGRFSGGTSGLSIGHVSPEAAGGGVIGLVEDGDWIVIDVHERRLELLVSDEVLAERRAKMEASERPWQPVDRERPVTSALRAYARMATDASMGAVRDVNR from the coding sequence TTGCCACCGCTCCGTTCCCGCACCACGACCCACGGCCGCAACGCCGCGGGCGCTCGCGCGCTGTGGCGCGCGACCGGCATGACCGACTCCGACTTCGGCAAGCCGATCGTGGCCATCGCCAACTCGTACACGCAGTTCGTGCCGGGTCACGTGCACCTCCGCGACCTCGGCGACATCGTGGCGGAGGCGGTGCGCGAGGCGGGCGGCGTGCCGCGCGAGTTCCACACCATCGCGGTGGACGACGGCATCGCCATGGGGCACAGCGGGATGCTGTACTCGCTGCCCTCGCGCGAGATCATCGCCGACTCGGTCGAGTACATGGTCAACGCGCACCAGGCCGACGCGATCGTGTGCATCTCCAACTGCGACAAGATCACCCCGGGCATGCTCAACGCCGCCATGCGGCTCAACATCCCGGTCGTGTTCGTCTCCGGCGGCCCGATGGAGGCCGGCAAGGCGGTCGTGGTGGACGGCGTGGCCGTCGCGCCGACCGACCTGATCACGGCGATCTCGGCGTCGGCGTCCCCGCAGGTGGACGACGAGGGCCTGGCGGTGGTCGAGCGCTCGGCGTGCCCGACGTGCGGGTCGTGCTCGGGCATGTTCACCGCGAACTCCATGAACTGCCTCACCGAGGCGCTGGGCCTGGCCCTGCCCGGCAACGGCTCGACGCTGGCCACGCACGCGGCCCGCCGCGAGCTGTTCGCGCAGGCCGGCCGCACGGTCGTGGAGCTGTGCAAGCGGTACTACGGCGAGGACGACGAGTCGGTGCTGCCGCGCTCGATCGCGTCCCGGGCGGCGTTCGAGAACGCGATGGCGCTGGACATGGCGATGGGCGGTTCGACCAACACGGTCCTGCACATCCTGGCCGCGGCGCGGGAGGGTGAGATCGACTTCACCCTGGCCGACATCGACGCGCTGAGCCGGCGGGTGCCGTGCCTGTCGAAGGTGTCGCCGAACTCGGACTACCACATGGAGGACGTCCACCGGGCGGGTGGCATCCCGGCCCTGCTGGGTGAACTGTGGCGCGCGGGGTTGCTGAACGAGGACGTGTGGACGGTGCACAGCCCGGACCTGGCGTCCTGGCTGACGGCCTGGGACATCCGCTCGGAGTCCCCGTCCCCGGAGGCCGTGGAGCTGTTCCACGCGGCACCGGGCGGCGTGCGGACCACGCAGGCGTTCTCCACCAGCAACCGCTGGTCGAAGCTGGACACGGACGCGGCCGGCGGCTGCATCCGGGACGTCGAGCACGCCTACACCAAGGACGGCGGCCTGGCCGTGCTGCACGGCAACCTGGCCGAGCGCGGCGCGGTGATCAAGGCGGCCGGCATCGACGAGGAGCTGTGGCACTTCGAGGGGCCGGCACGGGTCGTGGAGTCCCAGGAGCAGGCCGTGTCGGTGATCCTGAACAAGGAGATCCAGCCCGGTGACGTGCTCGTCGTGCGCTACGAGGGTCCGGCCGGCGGTCCGGGGATGCAGGAGATGCTGCACCCGACCGCGTTCCTCAAGGGCGCGGGCCTGGGCAAGAAGTGCGCGCTGATCACCGACGGCCGCTTCTCCGGCGGCACGTCCGGCCTGTCCATCGGCCACGTCTCGCCGGAGGCGGCGGGCGGCGGCGTGATCGGCCTGGTCGAGGACGGCGACTGGATCGTCATCGACGTGCACGAACGGCGGCTGGAACTGCTGGTCTCCGACGAGGTGCTGGCGGAGCGGCGAGCCAAGATGGAAGCCTCGGAACGCCCGTGGCAGCCGGTCGACCGGGAGCGCCCGGTGACCTCGGCCCTGCGCGCCTACGCCCGGATGGCAACGGACGCATCCATGGGCGCAGTCCGCGACGTCAACCGCTGA
- a CDS encoding vitamin K epoxide reductase family protein: MTSTTQTRWVPGVSLALALAGLAVSAYLTVTHFAAGALLCAEGEVVDCGTVTTSEQSELLGVPVAVLGLAFFAFVTVLCLPFAWRDRRLHWVRLGSVAVGVLFVVYLVAAEFLLIGKICLWCTAVHVITLALAGVLVNDALRRSSL; encoded by the coding sequence GTGACTTCCACCACGCAGACCCGCTGGGTGCCCGGGGTCAGCCTGGCGCTGGCACTGGCCGGGCTCGCCGTCTCCGCCTACCTGACCGTCACCCACTTCGCCGCCGGCGCGCTGCTGTGCGCCGAGGGCGAGGTCGTGGACTGCGGCACGGTCACCACCAGTGAGCAGTCCGAGCTGCTGGGCGTGCCGGTGGCCGTCCTGGGCTTGGCGTTCTTCGCCTTCGTGACCGTGCTGTGCCTGCCCTTCGCCTGGCGGGACCGGCGGCTGCACTGGGTGCGGCTGGGGTCGGTGGCCGTGGGCGTGCTGTTCGTGGTCTACCTGGTCGCCGCCGAGTTCCTGCTGATCGGGAAGATCTGCCTGTGGTGCACCGCCGTGCACGTGATCACACTCGCGCTGGCCGGCGTGCTGGTCAACGACGCGTTGCGGCGGAGTAGCCTCTGA
- a CDS encoding 2-hydroxyacid dehydrogenase yields MTFTVLVPDDLGVRVLSDVEGVRAVKYEVGAPLPPEAAHAEVLVPKFLQSTDPSEFFAQLPKLRLVQLLSAGAERFIGTVPDGVMLSTCRGAHGGSTAEWAIGALLAIYRDFPVFERARQERRWDYHLTETLQDKRVLVVGAGDLGEQFRRRLLPFDASATLVGRTARDGVHGMDELPDLLPDHDAVLVVVPLTDETTGMVDAEFLSRMKDGAILVNAARGPVVDTDALVAELSSGRLRAALDVTDPEPLPSDHPLWTVPGLFLTPHVAGSCTGHAERAYAVVASEVARFARGEEPKNLVRGAY; encoded by the coding sequence GTGACATTCACCGTTCTGGTGCCCGACGACCTCGGTGTCCGCGTCCTGTCCGACGTGGAGGGTGTGCGGGCGGTCAAGTACGAGGTGGGCGCGCCGCTGCCGCCCGAGGCCGCGCACGCCGAGGTGCTGGTGCCGAAGTTCCTCCAGAGCACCGACCCTTCGGAGTTCTTCGCGCAGTTGCCGAAGCTGCGGTTGGTGCAGCTGCTGTCGGCGGGGGCCGAGCGGTTCATCGGGACCGTGCCGGACGGGGTGATGTTGTCGACGTGCCGGGGTGCGCACGGCGGTTCCACGGCCGAGTGGGCGATCGGGGCGCTGCTCGCGATCTACCGGGACTTCCCGGTGTTCGAGCGGGCGCGGCAGGAGCGCCGGTGGGACTACCACCTCACGGAGACGTTGCAGGACAAGCGGGTCCTCGTGGTCGGCGCGGGTGACCTGGGCGAACAGTTCCGGCGGCGGCTGCTGCCGTTCGACGCGTCGGCGACCCTGGTCGGGCGGACCGCCCGCGACGGCGTGCACGGGATGGACGAGCTGCCCGACCTGCTGCCGGACCACGACGCCGTGCTGGTCGTGGTGCCGCTGACCGACGAGACCACCGGGATGGTGGACGCGGAGTTCCTGTCCCGCATGAAGGACGGGGCGATCCTGGTCAACGCGGCCCGCGGCCCGGTCGTCGACACCGACGCCCTGGTGGCCGAGCTGTCCTCGGGCCGGCTGCGCGCCGCCTTGGACGTCACCGACCCCGAGCCGCTGCCGTCCGACCATCCACTGTGGACCGTCCCGGGTCTGTTCCTCACGCCGCACGTGGCCGGGTCGTGCACCGGGCACGCCGAGCGGGCCTACGCGGTGGTGGCGTCCGAGGTGGCCCGGTTCGCACGCGGCGAGGAGCCCAAGAACCTGGTCCGAGGCGCTTACTAG
- a CDS encoding DoxX family protein: MATHDDRSKASSSSGYSDDGFYSTSTSSTSSGGAHHFDAGTQSFGRDTTAFTAPSAFDKDTNTFDTSGFTPVTDYDPPATSHFDEEDERKPFGWSGSADLGLLVLRLALGGAFVAHGLQKVFGLFGGPGIDGFTRYLESSGYREARILAWVTGITELAGGGLLVLGLFTPLAAAGVLGVLANAIALKYRGGYFAPNGIELEVALAAMSFAVLFAGPGRAAFDYNRSWFRHPLLSGFLCLLVAAGATAATLYVFR; this comes from the coding sequence GTGGCTACCCACGACGACCGCTCGAAGGCTTCGAGTTCGAGCGGCTACTCCGACGACGGTTTCTACTCGACCTCGACGTCCTCGACCTCGAGCGGGGGAGCGCACCACTTCGACGCCGGCACGCAGAGCTTCGGGAGGGACACGACGGCGTTCACCGCCCCCAGCGCGTTCGACAAGGACACCAACACCTTCGACACCTCCGGTTTCACCCCGGTCACCGACTACGACCCACCCGCCACCTCGCACTTCGACGAGGAGGACGAGCGCAAGCCGTTCGGCTGGTCGGGCAGCGCCGACCTGGGCCTGCTGGTGCTGCGCCTGGCACTGGGCGGCGCGTTCGTCGCGCACGGCCTGCAGAAGGTGTTCGGGCTGTTCGGCGGCCCGGGCATCGACGGGTTCACCAGGTACCTGGAGAGCTCGGGCTACCGCGAGGCGCGCATCCTCGCCTGGGTCACCGGGATCACCGAACTGGCCGGCGGCGGCCTGCTGGTCCTGGGCCTGTTCACGCCGCTGGCGGCGGCCGGCGTGCTCGGCGTGCTGGCCAACGCCATCGCCCTCAAGTACCGCGGCGGCTACTTCGCGCCGAACGGCATCGAACTGGAGGTCGCCCTGGCCGCGATGTCCTTCGCCGTCCTGTTCGCCGGTCCCGGGCGAGCGGCGTTCGACTACAACCGCAGCTGGTTCCGCCACCCGCTGCTGTCGGGCTTCCTGTGCCTGCTCGTGGCAGCCGGCGCCACGGCGGCGACCCTCTACGTCTTCCGCTGA